In Meiothermus cerbereus DSM 11376, a single window of DNA contains:
- a CDS encoding ABC transporter substrate-binding protein: MKRIVLWLFLLLSLQLSALGWAQFPRTLTDDLGRSITLKAAPQRIVTLLPSVTETLCAMNACGRLVGVDDFSDFPEQVKRLPKVGGYFNPNLEAMVALKPDLVIVSVYGKLHEALEKAGVATFAIKAETYDDIFRTTRLLGRVLGQEAQAERVVARIQQEVYAVESKAAKATARPTVYYEIDPTPYTVGPDSFIGVLITKARGQNIVPRELGLFPQISPELVVQKNPEVIVLTHPGAADLPRRAGWGNLAAIRNKRVCAFSGEQNNLLSRPGPRVAQGLQLLVGCFHPSLR; the protein is encoded by the coding sequence ATGAAAAGAATCGTTTTGTGGTTGTTTCTGCTTCTAAGCCTTCAGCTTTCGGCGCTGGGATGGGCGCAGTTCCCCCGCACCCTGACCGACGACCTGGGCCGTAGCATCACCCTTAAAGCCGCACCCCAGCGCATCGTAACCCTGTTGCCCTCGGTCACCGAGACCCTCTGCGCCATGAACGCCTGCGGGCGGCTGGTGGGTGTGGACGACTTTTCCGACTTTCCCGAGCAGGTCAAGCGGCTGCCCAAGGTGGGGGGGTACTTTAATCCGAACCTCGAGGCTATGGTCGCGCTCAAGCCCGACCTGGTGATCGTCTCGGTCTATGGCAAGCTGCACGAGGCGCTGGAGAAGGCCGGGGTGGCTACCTTTGCTATTAAGGCTGAAACCTACGACGACATCTTCCGCACCACGCGGCTTCTGGGCCGGGTGCTGGGCCAGGAGGCCCAGGCCGAGCGGGTGGTGGCCCGCATCCAGCAAGAGGTCTACGCCGTCGAGAGCAAAGCCGCCAAGGCCACCGCACGCCCTACGGTCTACTACGAGATTGACCCCACCCCCTACACGGTGGGCCCCGACTCCTTCATTGGGGTTCTGATTACCAAGGCCCGCGGGCAGAACATCGTCCCCAGGGAGCTGGGGTTGTTCCCCCAGATTAGTCCCGAGCTGGTGGTGCAAAAGAACCCCGAGGTCATCGTGCTGACCCATCCGGGCGCTGCCGACCTGCCCAGGCGGGCGGGCTGGGGCAACCTGGCGGCCATCCGCAATAAGCGCGTCTGCGCCTTTAGCGGCGAGCAGAACAACCTGCTCTCGCGCCCCGGCCCGCGGGTAGCCCAGGGGCTGCAACTGCTGGTGGGCTGCTTCCACCCCAGCCTGCGTTAG
- a CDS encoding TIGR02710 family CRISPR-associated CARF protein — MQEGANTVLILSVGQTIEPLEFALAEHTPQGVVFVASQGTQAVAGELVRRYGNSLRFHTLLLDDPEDLGEVFRKGREALQKALEWEARTIVADITGGTKTMSAGMVLALTGQGVTFSYVGGEQRDQMGRVKSGSERLRVLEDPTFRYGLREWEGFRRAWNQCDYRAAQDFLSELLARPLSPSEKRFYQHLQGVAEAMLDWDLFHHKAAWQKLETHLEPALTVAEAWGHGAKVRVLQGLQTAKARLREILDREGKPTFALLADLLANAERRAARGRYDDALARLYRAVELAAEADLYERTGIELRVASTYPPPLQDLAGRKTPGLKEALGLAFEIDTRLGHSGTLAQQLYGDYSSKLQGLLQQRHNSILAHGVKPVKLEALRGLQDYLRERGLEPAPAWPHW; from the coding sequence GTGCAAGAGGGAGCCAACACTGTTTTGATACTGAGCGTGGGGCAGACCATCGAGCCCCTCGAGTTTGCCTTGGCCGAACATACCCCGCAGGGGGTGGTGTTTGTGGCCAGCCAGGGAACGCAGGCGGTGGCGGGGGAGCTGGTGCGGCGCTATGGGAACTCGCTGCGTTTTCATACCTTGCTGCTCGACGACCCCGAAGACCTGGGCGAGGTGTTTCGCAAAGGGCGCGAGGCCCTGCAAAAGGCGCTGGAGTGGGAGGCCCGCACGATTGTGGCTGATATAACCGGGGGAACCAAAACCATGTCGGCGGGGATGGTACTGGCCCTCACCGGACAGGGGGTAACCTTTAGCTATGTGGGCGGGGAGCAGCGCGACCAGATGGGGCGGGTTAAGAGCGGCAGTGAGCGGCTGCGCGTGCTGGAAGACCCTACCTTTCGCTATGGCCTGCGCGAGTGGGAGGGGTTTCGGCGGGCCTGGAACCAGTGCGACTACCGCGCCGCGCAGGACTTCTTGTCCGAGCTGCTGGCCCGGCCCCTCAGCCCTTCGGAAAAGCGGTTTTATCAGCACTTGCAGGGTGTGGCCGAGGCCATGCTCGATTGGGACTTATTCCATCACAAGGCCGCCTGGCAGAAGCTGGAAACCCACCTCGAGCCTGCCCTTACGGTGGCCGAGGCCTGGGGGCACGGTGCTAAGGTGCGGGTGTTGCAGGGGCTACAGACAGCTAAAGCACGCCTGCGTGAAATTTTGGATCGGGAAGGGAAGCCCACCTTTGCCCTGCTGGCCGACCTGCTGGCTAACGCCGAGCGCAGGGCTGCCCGGGGCCGCTACGACGATGCCTTGGCCCGGCTCTACCGCGCGGTGGAGCTGGCCGCCGAAGCAGACCTGTACGAGCGTACCGGCATCGAGCTGCGGGTGGCCTCTACCTACCCCCCGCCGCTACAAGACCTGGCGGGCCGCAAGACCCCTGGCCTCAAGGAAGCCCTGGGGCTGGCTTTCGAAATCGATACCCGCCTGGGCCACAGCGGAACCCTGGCCCAGCAGCTATACGGCGACTACTCGAGCAAACTTCAGGGCTTGCTGCAGCAGCGGCACAACAGCATTCTGGCCCACGGGGTAAAGCCGGTGAAACTCGAGGCCCTGCGGGGTTTGCAGGATTATCTGCGCGAGAGGGGCCTCGAGCCTGCCCCGGCCTGGCCCCACTGGTAG